Genomic segment of Streptomyces longhuiensis:
GCAGGCGCTCTCCGCGCGCGTCGAGCCAGAGCGAGGACGGGCCCGGCAGGATGCGGATGCCGTGCTTGTCCCAGATGGGGTTCCAGTTCTCGATGCCCTCGGTGTAGTGCCACATGCGGTCGCGGTTGATGAGGTGCGCGCCCGCGTCCTCCGTGATCCCGAGCATCAGTCCGTCGACGTGCGCGGGCACGCCGGAGAGCATCTTCTCGGGCGGGGTGCCGAGGCGCTCGGGCCAGTTGGCGCGCACCAGGTCGTGGTTTCCGCCGATGCCGCCGGAGGTGACGATCACCGCCTGCGCCGTGAGCTCGAAGGAGCCTGTGACCGTACGGCTGCTGCCCTGGCCGCGCTCGATGGACGACGGTTCGAGGATCTCGCCGGTGACGGTGTCGACGGCGCCCGCGCTGCGGGACAGGCCGGTCACCCGGTGCCGGAACCTCAGCTCGACCAGACCGCGCGCCACCCCCTCCCTGACCCGGCGCTCGAAGGGCGCGACGAGGCCGGGGCCGGTCCCCCAGGTGATGTGGAAGCGCGGCACCGAGTTCCCGTGCCCGTTCGCGTCGTAGCCGCCGCGCTCCGCCCAGCCGACCACGGGGAAGAACCGGACGCCCTGCTGGTGCAGCCAGGACCGCTTCTCGCCCGCGGCGAAGTCGACGTACGCCTCGGCCCACTTGCGCGGCCAGTGATCCTCGGCCCGGTCGAAGCCGGCCGTGCCCATCCAGTCCTGGAGCGCGAGCGCGTGGCTGTCCTTGATCCGCAGGCGGCGCTGCTCGGGCGAGTCGACGAAGAAGAGGCCGCCGAAGGACCAGTGCGCCTGGCCGCCTATGGACTGCTCCGGTTCCTGGTCCAGGAGGATCACCTTGCGGCCCGCGTCCACGAGTTCCGCCACCGCGGCGAGCCCGGCGAGGCCCGCCCCGATCACGATCACGTCCGCGTCGTACGTCGTCATTGGGATCCGTCCCTCTCGAAAGTTACCGGTGGGTCAGATCTTGGGTACGCGGGTGGACGGCGTCAACCTCACCGACCGGGTCACTCGCGGGGCAGCCCGTGCCGCGGGGCGCTATCGTCGGCCTTACACCCGTGCAACGACCCGCCCATGGCCGATCTTGATACCTGCATTCTCGAGGTGCGCAGCGTGTCGGTTCTCGTACTCGTCCTCGCCGTCTCCGCGGCCTTCTGCCTGGGCGTCGGATTCGTGCTCCAGCAGAACGCGGCGCAGCACGCCCCGCTGAACGACTTCCTGTCGCCGCGCCTGCTCCTCGACCTCGTACGGGTCCCCCGCTGGCTGTTCGGCATAGGTTTCATGGTGTGCGGCATGGTGCTCGGCGCGATCGCGCTGGGCAACGGGGAGATCTCCCTCGTCGAACCGCTGCTCGCGACCAACCTCCTGTTCGCGCTCGCCCTCTCGCGCCACCAGACACGCCAGCCCCTGGGCAAACAGGGCTGGTCGGGCCTGGCCCTGCTCGCGGGCGGGGTGACGGCATTCATCGTGGCGGGCGAGCCACGCAGCGGCGAAGCGGTCACCGACCCGCTGCGGCGCTGGCTGATCATCGGCCTGATGGTGGGCGGCGCGCTGCTGCTCACGGCGTACGCGAAGAAGTCACGGATGAGCTCGGCCCCGGTCCTGCTGGGCGTGGCGGCCGGACTCCTCTACGGGGTGCAGGACGCGCTGACGCGGATGAGCGGGCAGCTGTTCTCGTCGGGCGGCTGGGGCGAGCTGCTCACCAGCTGGCAGCCGTACGGGGTCCTGGCGCTCGGCATCACGGGCCTGATCCTGGTGCAGAGCGCCTTCGAGATGGCGCCGCTGCGGATGTCGCTGCCCGCGCTGACGGCCGCGCAGCCGCTCGCGGGCATCGCGTGCGGCGTCGGCTTCATGGGCGACCAACTGCGCACGGACGCCGGGGCGCTCGCCTGGCAGGCGACCGGGCTCACGGCGATCGTGGCGGGGATCGTGCTGCTCGGGATGCATCCGGCGATGCCGACCACGGGCCCCCGGGAGGGGGACCGGGCAGGGGTCGGGGTCTGATCCGCCGGGGTGTGCCGGGTCTGGTCTCATGGACGCATGACCCCTCCCAGCGATCCCCCGCACGCCGCTGACGCCCCGGATCCGGCGGCGGAAGTCCTCGACATCGTCGACGAGCACGACCGGGTGGTCGGGCAGGCCCCGCGCGGCGAGGCCTACGCCCGCGGACTGCGCCACCGGTGCGTGTTCATCCAGGCCAGGGACGGCGCCGGCCGGATCTTCGTGCACCGCCGCACGCCGACGAAGCTGGTGTTCCCGTCCCTGTACGACATGTTCGTCGGCGGCGTCGTGGGCACCGGTGAGTCCTACGACGACGCGGCGCTGCGCGAGGCGGAGGAGGAGCTCGGCGTCTTCGGGCTGCCCCGCCCCGAACCCTTGTTCAAGTTCCTGTACGACGGCGGGGCGGGCCGGACCTGGTGGTCGTACCTGTACGAGGTGCGTTGCGAGCTGCCCGTGAACCCGCAGGTCGAGGAGGTGGCCTGGCACGGCTTCCTCACCGACGAGGAGCTGGAGCGGCGGCTTCCCGAGTGGCCGTGGGTGCCGGACGGGCTCGACGCGTACGAGCGGCTGCGGGCCTACCGCGCAGGGGCCGCGGGCCTGCCGCGGCCGCCCGGATAGGGTCGCCCCGTGATCGAATTCGTGCGCAGCGTCCGCCTCTGGTTCGCGCCCGAGCGGGTGCGGGACGACGGCGATACGCCCGACTACCGCTTCTCGCTGGCCAACGAGCGCACGTTCCTGGCCTGGCTGCGCACGGCACTCGCGCTGATCGGCGGCGGGTTCGCCGTGGACCAGTTCCTGCCGGACCTGCGCTGGGCCTGGCGGGCGGGTCTCGCGCTCGCGCTGCTCGCGGCGGGCGCCCTGTGCTCCCTGCGGGCGGTCAGCCACTGGGTGCGCTGCGAGCGGGCGATGCGGCGGGGCCAGGACCTGCCCGTCTCGCGGTTCCCGGCGCTGCTGAGCGTGGTCGTGGCGCTGGTGGCCGTCGCGATGGTGGTGGTCGTGCTGGCCGGGTGGGCGGGG
This window contains:
- a CDS encoding FAD-binding dehydrogenase — its product is MTTYDADVIVIGAGLAGLAAVAELVDAGRKVILLDQEPEQSIGGQAHWSFGGLFFVDSPEQRRLRIKDSHALALQDWMGTAGFDRAEDHWPRKWAEAYVDFAAGEKRSWLHQQGVRFFPVVGWAERGGYDANGHGNSVPRFHITWGTGPGLVAPFERRVREGVARGLVELRFRHRVTGLSRSAGAVDTVTGEILEPSSIERGQGSSRTVTGSFELTAQAVIVTSGGIGGNHDLVRANWPERLGTPPEKMLSGVPAHVDGLMLGITEDAGAHLINRDRMWHYTEGIENWNPIWDKHGIRILPGPSSLWLDARGERLPVPLFPGFDTLGTLDHIMKTGYGYTWFVLNQRIIGKEFTLSGSEQNPDLTGKSVRGVIDRARADVPAPVKAFMDHGADFVIEKDLPALVRGMNALAEKSSGPLIDEAALRSTLIARDREMANPFTKDLQVTAIRGTRKFLGDRLIRTAAPHRILDPKAGPLVAVRLNILTRKSLGGLETDLSSRVLTDGGEPLPGVYAAGEAAGFGGGGVHGYRSLEGTFLGGCLFSGRTAGRAAAAATG
- a CDS encoding DMT family transporter, translated to MSVLVLVLAVSAAFCLGVGFVLQQNAAQHAPLNDFLSPRLLLDLVRVPRWLFGIGFMVCGMVLGAIALGNGEISLVEPLLATNLLFALALSRHQTRQPLGKQGWSGLALLAGGVTAFIVAGEPRSGEAVTDPLRRWLIIGLMVGGALLLTAYAKKSRMSSAPVLLGVAAGLLYGVQDALTRMSGQLFSSGGWGELLTSWQPYGVLALGITGLILVQSAFEMAPLRMSLPALTAAQPLAGIACGVGFMGDQLRTDAGALAWQATGLTAIVAGIVLLGMHPAMPTTGPREGDRAGVGV
- a CDS encoding NUDIX hydrolase: MTPPSDPPHAADAPDPAAEVLDIVDEHDRVVGQAPRGEAYARGLRHRCVFIQARDGAGRIFVHRRTPTKLVFPSLYDMFVGGVVGTGESYDDAALREAEEELGVFGLPRPEPLFKFLYDGGAGRTWWSYLYEVRCELPVNPQVEEVAWHGFLTDEELERRLPEWPWVPDGLDAYERLRAYRAGAAGLPRPPG
- a CDS encoding YidH family protein — its product is MIEFVRSVRLWFAPERVRDDGDTPDYRFSLANERTFLAWLRTALALIGGGFAVDQFLPDLRWAWRAGLALALLAAGALCSLRAVSHWVRCERAMRRGQDLPVSRFPALLSVVVALVAVAMVVVVLAGWAG